In Prochlorococcus marinus str. MIT 1214, one DNA window encodes the following:
- the polA gene encoding DNA polymerase I, whose amino-acid sequence MEEIRKPTLLLIDGHSLAFRSFYAFSKGGEGGLTTKDGFPTSVTYGFLKSLLDNCKSLRPKGITIAFDTAEPTFRHKEDPNYKANRDVAPDVFFQDLDKLEEILKESLNLSICKAPGYEADDVLGTLANDAAEKGWSVRILSGDRDLFQLVDDARDIAVLYMGGGPYAKSGNPKLIKEEGVREKLGVNPNKVIDLKALTGDSSDNIPGVKGVGPKTAINLLNENNDLDGVYKSLQELEKEGEKAKRGAIKGAVRLKLKADKDNAYLSRKLAEILIKIPISPKIEHNLEGINESKLTESLEKLELHSLLKQVSTFKALFSKEGLSEQDNNRSLKESKIVNNKSENIELTRLNETKEIPQIEPKIIDNLEELNIFVAQIMKHTDATKPIAIDTETTNLNPFKAELVGLGFCFGESLKDIVYIPIGHQNKEANLVEINQINQLKIEEVIFALQDWFSSNENPKTLQNTKYDRLILLRHGIILNGVVIDTLLADYICDATLKHSLDEIAYREFGFKPKSFSDVVKKGEDFSYVDIKSASMYCGMDVYLTRKLAIIYINRLKETSKKLINLLKEVEQPLEQVLAEIESTGIIIDTPYLKDLSLEFTKKLNTIEKEVYKIAGNEFNLSSPKQLGELLFEKLDLDRKKSRKTKTGWSTDAAVLEKLESDHPIVKMIIEHRTTSKLLNTYVDALPQLIEKETGRVHTDFNQAVTATGRLSSSNPNLQNIPVRTEFSRRIRKAFLPQKDWKLLSADYSQIELRILTHLSGEEVLKNAYLKNEDVHSLTAKILFEKDAIDDNERRIGKTINFGVIYGMGAQRFARSTGVSLIEAKYFLSKFKERYPAVFKFLEYQERLALSQGFVETLLGRRRYFHFNKNGLGRLQGTPPHEIDLTTARRAGMEAQQLRAAANAPIQGSSADIIKLAMIQLHSALRKTGLAAKILLQVHDELVLEVNPKDLEETKLLVQNTMENAVKLSVPLIVETGVGVNWMEAK is encoded by the coding sequence AAGCCAACTTTATTATTAATAGATGGCCACTCATTAGCTTTTAGAAGTTTTTATGCTTTTAGCAAAGGGGGTGAAGGAGGCCTTACGACAAAAGATGGTTTCCCTACGAGTGTTACTTATGGTTTTCTAAAAAGCCTTTTAGATAATTGCAAATCTCTCAGACCAAAAGGGATAACAATTGCTTTTGATACCGCTGAGCCAACATTTCGCCACAAAGAAGATCCAAACTACAAAGCAAATCGAGATGTCGCACCAGATGTATTTTTTCAAGATTTAGACAAGCTTGAAGAGATTCTCAAAGAAAGCCTAAATCTCTCAATCTGCAAAGCCCCAGGCTATGAGGCGGATGATGTTTTAGGAACACTTGCTAATGATGCCGCTGAAAAAGGATGGAGTGTCAGAATTCTTTCTGGAGATAGAGACTTATTTCAATTAGTGGATGATGCAAGAGATATAGCAGTCTTGTACATGGGAGGCGGTCCCTACGCAAAAAGCGGAAATCCTAAACTTATTAAGGAAGAGGGAGTAAGGGAGAAACTTGGAGTCAATCCAAACAAGGTTATTGATCTGAAAGCCCTAACTGGTGATAGCTCAGATAATATTCCAGGAGTCAAAGGAGTTGGTCCAAAAACGGCCATAAATCTTTTAAACGAAAACAATGATCTTGATGGAGTTTATAAATCACTCCAAGAGCTTGAGAAAGAAGGCGAAAAAGCTAAACGAGGCGCCATAAAAGGAGCCGTAAGATTAAAGCTAAAGGCAGACAAAGATAATGCATATCTCTCCAGAAAACTTGCAGAAATATTAATTAAAATTCCTATAAGTCCAAAAATAGAACATAATTTAGAAGGTATTAACGAATCAAAACTCACTGAAAGCCTTGAAAAACTTGAGTTACATAGTTTATTAAAACAAGTTTCAACTTTTAAAGCTCTATTTTCTAAAGAAGGATTATCAGAGCAAGACAACAATCGCTCATTGAAAGAAAGTAAGATCGTTAATAATAAAAGCGAGAATATTGAACTAACTAGGCTTAATGAAACAAAAGAGATCCCTCAGATAGAGCCTAAAATTATAGATAATCTGGAAGAACTTAATATCTTTGTTGCACAAATAATGAAACATACTGATGCGACAAAACCAATAGCCATTGATACCGAAACAACTAATTTGAATCCTTTTAAAGCTGAACTTGTTGGCTTAGGATTTTGTTTTGGTGAATCATTAAAAGATATAGTTTATATACCAATAGGACATCAAAATAAAGAAGCCAATTTAGTAGAAATTAATCAAATAAATCAATTAAAGATTGAAGAAGTTATCTTTGCACTCCAGGATTGGTTCTCTAGCAATGAAAATCCTAAAACCTTACAGAATACAAAATACGACAGACTGATTTTGCTTAGACATGGAATTATATTAAATGGCGTTGTAATTGATACTTTACTTGCAGATTATATATGTGATGCAACTCTTAAACATAGTTTAGATGAAATTGCTTATAGAGAATTTGGATTTAAGCCCAAAAGTTTTTCTGATGTTGTCAAAAAAGGCGAAGACTTCTCTTATGTGGATATTAAGTCTGCGAGTATGTACTGCGGAATGGACGTTTATTTAACAAGAAAATTAGCAATTATTTATATTAATAGATTAAAAGAAACTAGTAAAAAGTTAATAAACTTACTCAAAGAAGTTGAACAACCACTTGAGCAGGTTTTAGCGGAAATCGAATCCACAGGCATAATTATTGATACACCTTATCTAAAAGATTTATCTTTAGAGTTCACAAAAAAATTAAATACTATCGAGAAAGAAGTTTATAAGATTGCAGGAAATGAGTTTAACCTTTCATCACCTAAACAATTAGGTGAATTACTTTTTGAGAAACTTGATTTAGATAGGAAAAAATCAAGAAAAACAAAAACAGGATGGAGTACAGATGCAGCTGTATTAGAAAAGCTGGAATCAGACCATCCAATAGTAAAAATGATCATTGAACATCGCACTACAAGCAAGTTGCTTAATACTTATGTAGATGCTTTGCCTCAGCTTATTGAGAAAGAAACGGGAAGAGTACATACAGATTTCAATCAAGCCGTAACCGCTACTGGAAGATTAAGTAGCAGCAATCCAAATCTCCAAAATATCCCTGTCAGAACTGAATTTAGTAGACGAATAAGAAAAGCTTTTCTTCCGCAAAAAGATTGGAAACTTCTAAGCGCAGACTATTCACAAATTGAACTTCGTATACTCACTCATCTTTCAGGTGAAGAAGTACTAAAAAATGCTTATTTAAAAAATGAAGATGTCCACTCTTTAACAGCAAAAATTTTATTTGAAAAAGATGCCATTGACGACAATGAAAGAAGAATAGGAAAAACAATAAATTTTGGGGTTATTTATGGTATGGGGGCTCAAAGGTTTGCAAGATCAACGGGCGTTTCATTAATAGAAGCAAAATATTTTTTAAGTAAATTCAAAGAACGTTATCCAGCCGTTTTTAAATTTTTAGAATATCAAGAAAGACTTGCCCTAAGTCAAGGGTTTGTTGAAACATTGCTAGGGAGAAGACGATATTTTCATTTCAATAAAAATGGGCTTGGAAGACTGCAGGGAACGCCACCACATGAAATTGATTTAACTACGGCCAGAAGAGCAGGGATGGAAGCACAACAATTAAGAGCCGCAGCAAACGCACCTATTCAAGGTTCAAGTGCAGACATAATTAAGCTAGCAATGATTCAATTGCATTCAGCTTTAAGAAAAACTGGATTGGCAGCGAAAATTCTACTTCAAGTGCATGATGAACTCGTGCTAGAAGTTAATCCAAAAGATTTGGAGGAAACAAAACTCCTTGTCCAAAATACTATGGAAAATGCTGTAAAACTTAGTGTCCCTCTTATCGTTGAAACTGGCGTTGGAGTAAATTGGATGGAGGCAAAATAG
- the cysS gene encoding cysteine--tRNA ligase, which translates to MSLKFTNTLSKKKEDFISINPNQVKIYCCGVTVYDLCHLGHARSYLNWDVLRRFLIWKGFEVKFVQNFTDIDDKIINRANKEGCSTDELSERNIDEFHKDMDTLSILRPNSMPRATKCLHQIINFIEELEQKKVAYSSNGDVYFSVAKHKNYGKLSGREIEDQIDNAAGRLKTAQKESKKNSLDFTLWKKSKSGEVSYSSPWGNGRPGWHIECSAMVKQELGESIDIHLGGSDLIFPHHENEIAQSEACNGKELAKYWLHNGMVNVGGEKMSKSLGNFTTIRSLLDEGISPMTLRFFVLQTNYRKPLDFTEEALKAASKGWERLNNCLSFGYIYKIKDQAKNEINLDKPLKRSANSKLDKDSFKLLSDFENYMDDDLNTSGALSILFELSQPIRKCLNLLKGKNINEVDKDILNQVYNKWELLSELAGVLGLEVNLNQEKPKINTELDTNKIEELIKKRSLAKSNKDFLLADKIRADLKNIGIDLIDKPKGVTEWKQLSD; encoded by the coding sequence TTGTCCTTAAAATTCACAAACACCTTATCCAAAAAGAAAGAGGATTTTATTTCTATAAATCCTAATCAAGTTAAAATATATTGTTGTGGTGTAACTGTTTATGATCTTTGTCATCTTGGTCATGCAAGAAGCTATCTTAATTGGGATGTATTAAGACGGTTTTTAATTTGGAAAGGATTTGAAGTTAAATTTGTACAAAACTTCACTGATATTGATGACAAAATTATTAATCGAGCAAATAAAGAAGGATGCTCTACTGATGAATTAAGTGAAAGAAATATTGATGAATTTCACAAAGATATGGATACTCTTTCCATTCTTAGACCAAATAGCATGCCAAGAGCAACAAAATGCCTCCATCAAATTATTAATTTCATAGAAGAATTAGAACAAAAAAAAGTAGCTTATTCATCAAATGGTGATGTTTATTTTTCAGTAGCTAAACATAAAAATTATGGGAAACTTAGTGGAAGAGAAATTGAGGATCAGATAGATAATGCAGCAGGGAGATTAAAAACAGCTCAAAAAGAAAGTAAAAAGAACTCGCTTGATTTTACTCTTTGGAAAAAGTCCAAATCAGGTGAGGTTAGTTACTCCTCGCCGTGGGGAAACGGTAGACCAGGTTGGCATATTGAGTGTTCAGCAATGGTTAAACAAGAATTAGGAGAAAGTATTGATATTCACCTTGGTGGTTCAGACCTCATATTTCCTCATCATGAGAATGAAATAGCTCAATCTGAAGCCTGTAATGGGAAAGAGTTAGCAAAATACTGGCTTCACAATGGAATGGTTAATGTTGGGGGGGAAAAGATGAGTAAATCACTAGGGAATTTTACAACCATTCGGTCCTTATTAGATGAAGGCATTTCACCTATGACTTTGAGATTTTTTGTGCTACAAACTAATTACCGAAAGCCCCTAGATTTTACGGAAGAAGCGCTAAAAGCTGCTTCAAAAGGGTGGGAAAGATTAAATAATTGCCTGTCTTTTGGTTATATTTATAAAATTAAAGATCAAGCTAAAAACGAAATCAACCTAGATAAACCTTTAAAAAGATCTGCTAACAGTAAACTTGATAAAGACTCATTTAAATTATTATCAGACTTTGAAAACTATATGGATGACGACCTAAATACATCTGGAGCTTTATCTATACTTTTTGAATTGTCTCAACCTATTAGAAAGTGCCTAAATTTATTAAAAGGAAAAAATATCAATGAAGTTGACAAAGATATTTTAAATCAAGTTTATAATAAATGGGAACTACTATCTGAGTTAGCAGGAGTTCTGGGCTTAGAAGTAAATTTAAATCAAGAAAAACCTAAAATAAATACTGAACTTGACACTAATAAAATTGAAGAACTTATCAAGAAGAGATCCTTAGCAAAATCTAATAAAGACTTTTTACTCGCTGATAAAATAAGAGCTGATTTAAAAAATATTGGAATTGATTTAATTGATAAACCTAAAGGTGTTACTGAATGGAAACAACTTTCAGATTAA
- a CDS encoding sodium-dependent transporter, translating into MQEREQWRSGLGFALAAAGSAVGLGNLWGFAYRSSQGGGLAFLILYILVVLVVCLPVLVAEMVLGRSTASSPFLAPIKAAGENWKPLGWLFAIASCGILSYYAVIMGWTIDTFFHSLFIGLPSDMTEAGDFFGKISSGNSVFVGQIISLLLTAFVVVAGVRGGIEKLTKWAMPFLFGLLILLAIWAATLSGAWEGYTSFLLKWDSSQLFDKNTISNAFKQAFFSLSLGIGIMVAYSSYLNRKNHLPKEALRVATLDTAVGLLAGLITFPVVMSFGLKDVISESTVGALFIALPTGFANLGLFGRLIAAVFFGLAFIAAITSSISLMEVPVSSLMDKLNWSRKKAVWTSTLVIFLIGIPSAISTDFLGKSDAICNTLLILGGLLISILLGWIVPNRYDEDLANSNANLRVRRYLKFMLRWVSPPVIAIGLYLTVLSTIETFA; encoded by the coding sequence ATGCAAGAAAGGGAACAATGGAGATCAGGACTTGGATTCGCACTCGCCGCGGCAGGTAGTGCTGTAGGCCTTGGAAATCTTTGGGGCTTTGCTTATAGGTCATCTCAAGGCGGTGGACTTGCTTTTCTTATCCTTTATATATTGGTTGTTTTAGTTGTTTGCCTACCTGTCTTAGTTGCAGAGATGGTCTTGGGGAGAAGCACTGCAAGTAGTCCTTTCCTTGCTCCAATCAAAGCTGCTGGAGAGAATTGGAAGCCTCTAGGTTGGTTGTTTGCAATAGCTTCTTGTGGAATTCTTTCTTATTATGCAGTGATAATGGGATGGACAATTGATACTTTCTTCCATTCTTTATTTATTGGTTTACCCTCAGATATGACTGAGGCGGGAGACTTCTTTGGTAAAATTAGCAGTGGTAATAGTGTATTCGTAGGTCAAATAATCAGCTTATTGTTAACTGCTTTTGTTGTTGTAGCAGGCGTTCGTGGAGGTATAGAAAAACTAACAAAATGGGCAATGCCATTTTTATTTGGACTCCTTATTTTGTTGGCTATATGGGCTGCAACTTTATCTGGGGCCTGGGAAGGATATACATCATTTTTACTTAAATGGGATTCATCTCAACTTTTTGATAAAAACACAATAAGTAATGCATTTAAACAAGCTTTCTTTTCTTTAAGTTTGGGTATTGGAATTATGGTTGCCTATTCTTCATATCTAAACCGTAAAAATCATCTTCCTAAAGAAGCTTTGAGAGTTGCAACTTTGGATACTGCTGTGGGTTTACTTGCAGGGCTGATTACATTCCCTGTCGTTATGAGTTTTGGTTTGAAAGATGTTATCAGTGAATCAACCGTTGGGGCTTTATTTATTGCTCTTCCAACTGGATTTGCAAATCTTGGATTGTTTGGGAGATTGATTGCTGCCGTTTTCTTCGGATTAGCCTTTATAGCTGCTATTACTTCTTCTATTTCATTAATGGAAGTACCAGTATCTTCTTTAATGGACAAGCTGAATTGGAGTAGGAAGAAGGCCGTTTGGACTTCAACATTAGTGATCTTTTTGATTGGAATACCGTCTGCTATTTCTACAGACTTTTTAGGCAAGTCCGATGCTATTTGTAATACTCTCTTGATATTAGGTGGTCTTCTGATTTCAATTCTTTTGGGTTGGATTGTTCCAAATCGTTATGATGAGGATCTTGCAAATTCTAATGCTAATTTAAGAGTTAGAAGGTATCTAAAGTTTATGCTGCGCTGGGTTTCTCCACCAGTTATTGCTATAGGACTTTATTTAACAGTCTTATCTACAATAGAAACATTTGCTTAA
- a CDS encoding 1-deoxy-D-xylulose-5-phosphate reductoisomerase, whose product MKAISVLGSTGSIGTQTLQIAEEFPDQFKIVALTAGKNLDLVIKQIETHQPEVVSLADESLLPELSRRINSLNENSKIFKKPLLMAGAEGLNTAAAWGSADLVVTGIVGCAGLLPTLAAIEAGKDLALANKETLIAAGPVVIPALKKSGSRLLPADSEHSAIFQCLQGTPWADNARLSTGVPTPGFKSIQLTASGGAFRDWKAEDLVKATVEDATSHPNWSMGKKITVDSATLMNKGLEVIEAHYLFGLSYDQIEIIIHPQSIIHSMVELDDSSVLAQLGWPDMKLPILYCLSWPGRLKTPWPRLKLTEIGNLTFKEPDTKKYPCMELAYSAGELGGTMPAVLNAANEKAVELFLEERVKFIDIPKVIEAICEKHKCDLNLSPNLSEILEIDSWAREEVLYYSEKNITKIQF is encoded by the coding sequence GTGAAAGCCATAAGCGTTTTAGGCTCAACAGGATCTATTGGAACTCAAACCCTTCAAATTGCAGAAGAGTTTCCTGATCAATTCAAAATTGTTGCACTAACAGCAGGAAAGAATCTTGATTTAGTAATCAAACAAATTGAAACTCATCAACCTGAAGTCGTTTCACTAGCCGATGAGTCTCTTTTGCCAGAACTGTCTAGGAGAATAAATAGTCTCAATGAAAATTCAAAAATATTCAAGAAGCCCTTATTGATGGCGGGAGCCGAAGGACTTAATACTGCAGCAGCTTGGGGAAGTGCAGATCTTGTTGTAACTGGAATAGTGGGCTGTGCTGGCCTCCTACCAACACTTGCAGCTATTGAAGCAGGGAAAGACCTAGCTCTAGCAAACAAAGAAACTTTGATTGCAGCAGGACCAGTTGTCATTCCTGCTTTAAAAAAAAGTGGAAGTAGGCTCTTGCCTGCGGATTCTGAACACTCAGCGATATTTCAATGTCTCCAAGGAACGCCATGGGCTGACAATGCAAGACTCTCAACTGGAGTGCCTACTCCAGGATTTAAATCAATACAATTGACTGCATCAGGAGGAGCATTCAGAGATTGGAAAGCAGAAGATTTAGTAAAAGCAACTGTCGAGGATGCTACTAGCCATCCTAATTGGAGCATGGGAAAGAAAATAACTGTAGATTCTGCAACCCTTATGAATAAGGGACTCGAAGTCATTGAAGCGCATTATCTTTTTGGTCTTTCATATGACCAAATCGAAATAATTATCCATCCACAAAGCATCATTCACTCGATGGTTGAATTGGATGATTCATCAGTTTTAGCTCAATTAGGATGGCCAGACATGAAGCTCCCCATTTTGTATTGTTTAAGTTGGCCTGGTCGACTTAAAACACCATGGCCAAGATTAAAGCTTACTGAAATAGGAAATTTAACTTTTAAAGAACCAGATACTAAAAAATATCCATGTATGGAACTTGCTTACAGCGCAGGGGAATTAGGTGGCACAATGCCAGCAGTGCTTAATGCAGCTAATGAAAAAGCCGTAGAACTTTTTCTAGAAGAAAGGGTTAAATTTATCGATATTCCAAAAGTAATTGAGGCGATTTGCGAGAAACATAAATGCGACCTAAATCTAAGTCCAAACCTCAGTGAAATTCTTGAAATTGACAGCTGGGCCAGAGAAGAAGTTTTATATTATTCAGAAAAAAATATTACAAAAATACAGTTTTAG
- a CDS encoding alpha/beta fold hydrolase → MGVKDNLKKEDLLSDLGISPFKERFPWIGPDLQTLRDTFALDELPDAYSSEIRIKVPPLKSRKTGGGFLVAYLDKPTGVSSIHGLVLLLHGLGGSTRRRGLTRMASALVQSNFAVLKLNLRGSDPCRDFVDGTYAAECNSDLIPVLRRAREISYQLTEDYQSSKNIPVFGAGISLGGTILLNACMCDESLLDGLVCISSPLDLNECSSSIERPRNFIYQKWLLNRLIRQTLEDPFGIEEREKNALLINRKDKERKINDIRSFDNLITAPRWGYKDVGEYYAKASPFFSLIENKKSLPKTLFIQSKDDPWVPFLAVEKLMEKMKFSNNQIANQFIFTERGGHNGFHGVHGCWGDQVVSKWFLSLKTI, encoded by the coding sequence TTGGGAGTAAAGGATAATTTAAAAAAAGAAGATTTACTTTCAGATTTAGGAATAAGCCCTTTTAAAGAGCGTTTCCCATGGATCGGTCCTGACCTTCAGACACTAAGAGATACCTTTGCCTTAGATGAATTGCCTGATGCCTATTCATCTGAAATTCGTATAAAGGTCCCACCTCTCAAAAGTAGAAAGACAGGAGGAGGCTTCTTGGTTGCCTACTTGGATAAACCAACAGGTGTATCGAGCATTCATGGTTTAGTTTTACTTCTGCATGGTCTTGGTGGTTCTACTCGCAGAAGAGGTTTGACCAGAATGGCGAGTGCTTTGGTGCAATCAAATTTCGCTGTTTTGAAGCTTAATCTGAGAGGTTCAGATCCTTGTAGGGATTTTGTTGATGGTACCTATGCTGCTGAATGCAATAGTGATTTGATTCCTGTATTAAGGCGTGCCAGAGAGATTTCATATCAATTAACTGAAGACTATCAATCTTCAAAAAATATTCCTGTCTTTGGAGCTGGGATCTCTTTGGGTGGAACTATTCTTTTAAATGCTTGCATGTGTGATGAGTCTTTATTAGATGGATTGGTATGTATAAGTAGCCCTTTGGATTTGAATGAATGTAGTTCTTCTATTGAAAGACCAAGAAATTTTATTTATCAAAAATGGTTGTTAAATCGTTTAATTAGGCAAACTTTAGAAGATCCTTTTGGGATAGAAGAAAGGGAAAAGAATGCATTGTTAATAAATAGAAAGGATAAAGAAAGAAAAATAAATGATATTAGATCTTTTGATAATTTGATAACTGCTCCAAGGTGGGGATATAAAGATGTTGGAGAATATTATGCAAAAGCATCTCCTTTCTTCTCTCTTATAGAAAATAAAAAATCTCTTCCAAAAACATTATTTATTCAATCTAAAGATGATCCTTGGGTGCCTTTTTTAGCTGTTGAAAAACTAATGGAAAAAATGAAGTTTTCTAATAATCAAATAGCTAATCAATTTATTTTTACTGAGAGAGGAGGACACAATGGATTTCATGGGGTTCATGGTTGTTGGGGGGATCAAGTTGTTTCTAAATGGTTTTTATCTTTGAAAACTATTTAA
- a CDS encoding NAD(P)(+) transhydrogenase (Re/Si-specific) subunit beta: protein MTFIASFKFAIDLLAVLLLALGIKGLSKVRSAREANRLAAIAMILAAFGVLINSQGTIGISINSWIWIICGTLIGGLLGGLTAKRVPMTAMPEIVALFNGCGGMSSLLVALGVALFPSTDGSDGVVGQLIRNFSIVVSLFVGAITFSGSIVAMAKLQGWLSTPSWTQSKARHFFNIFCAVIALIGGIYLSIDGQNGLFLIVIASSLLGIGVTLPIGGADMPVVISLLNSYSGVAAAAAGFVVGSQLLIVAGAMVGAAGLILTQVMCDGMNRSLVSVLFGGALGANSVTSGGGGGEYTNITSCSPEECALTLEAAERVVIVPGYGLAVAQAQHTLREVTRVLENAGIEVTYAIHPVAGRMPGHMNVLLAEADVPYEQLKEMDVINPEFPATDVVLVLGANDVVNPQAKNDQTSPLYGMPVLDVQEARTVFVIKRGMSAGYSGIKNDLFDLQNTSMVFGDAKKVLGDLLLQLKELGVGSKG, encoded by the coding sequence ATGACTTTTATTGCTTCCTTTAAGTTTGCTATTGATCTGCTGGCGGTGTTATTGCTTGCTTTAGGTATCAAAGGCCTTTCAAAAGTTAGATCAGCAAGAGAGGCGAATAGGCTTGCGGCCATTGCAATGATATTGGCTGCTTTTGGAGTATTGATTAACTCTCAAGGAACCATAGGCATTTCTATTAACTCTTGGATTTGGATAATTTGTGGAACTTTAATCGGAGGCCTTTTAGGTGGCTTAACTGCTAAAAGGGTTCCAATGACTGCGATGCCTGAAATAGTAGCTTTGTTTAACGGTTGTGGGGGGATGTCATCGCTATTGGTGGCGCTTGGTGTGGCTTTGTTCCCATCGACAGACGGCTCAGATGGTGTGGTCGGTCAACTTATTAGAAATTTCTCAATAGTCGTTTCACTCTTTGTTGGGGCCATTACATTCTCTGGATCAATTGTGGCAATGGCCAAGCTTCAAGGTTGGCTGTCTACACCTTCTTGGACCCAAAGCAAAGCCAGGCATTTCTTCAATATTTTTTGTGCTGTTATTGCGTTGATAGGTGGAATCTATCTTTCAATCGATGGACAAAATGGTCTTTTTCTTATTGTAATTGCTTCATCTTTGCTGGGTATTGGAGTGACTCTTCCTATTGGAGGAGCCGATATGCCAGTAGTTATATCCTTGCTAAATAGCTACTCAGGAGTTGCAGCAGCAGCGGCAGGATTTGTTGTCGGTAGTCAACTTTTGATTGTCGCCGGTGCAATGGTTGGAGCTGCTGGATTAATACTTACTCAAGTGATGTGTGATGGCATGAACAGATCTTTAGTTTCTGTATTATTTGGGGGTGCACTTGGAGCTAATTCTGTTACTTCAGGAGGTGGGGGCGGAGAATATACGAATATTACTAGTTGCAGCCCAGAAGAATGTGCACTTACTCTTGAGGCGGCAGAGAGGGTCGTGATTGTTCCTGGTTATGGTCTTGCTGTAGCTCAGGCACAGCACACACTAAGAGAGGTCACCAGAGTTTTAGAAAACGCCGGCATTGAAGTCACATATGCTATTCATCCTGTTGCAGGAAGAATGCCTGGTCATATGAATGTTCTGTTGGCCGAAGCAGATGTTCCTTATGAGCAATTAAAAGAAATGGATGTAATCAATCCTGAATTTCCCGCGACGGATGTTGTATTAGTTTTAGGAGCGAATGATGTAGTTAACCCTCAGGCCAAGAATGATCAGACCTCACCTTTGTATGGAATGCCAGTTTTAGATGTTCAAGAAGCTAGAACTGTCTTTGTTATTAAGAGAGGAATGAGTGCTGGATATTCAGGAATAAAAAATGACCTTTTTGATTTGCAAAATACCTCTATGGTCTTTGGAGATGCAAAAAAGGTGCTTGGAGATCTTTTATTGCAATTAAAGGAGCTTGGAGTTGGGAGTAAAGGATAA
- a CDS encoding NAD(P) transhydrogenase subunit alpha, whose amino-acid sequence MSFFSEALWVLLLGSLLGLELIGKVPPTLHTPLMSGANAISGITMLAALTLIIKSGDKLPLLIIGSISLGFALFNVIGGFLVTDRMLAMFSRKKTRK is encoded by the coding sequence ATGAGTTTTTTTAGTGAAGCTCTTTGGGTGCTTCTACTTGGAAGCCTTTTGGGATTAGAGCTTATAGGAAAAGTCCCTCCAACTTTGCACACTCCACTAATGAGTGGGGCTAATGCAATTTCAGGCATCACGATGCTTGCAGCTTTAACTTTAATAATAAAATCCGGAGACAAATTACCTTTACTAATAATTGGATCAATATCTCTTGGATTTGCTTTGTTTAATGTGATTGGTGGCTTCCTCGTTACAGACAGGATGCTTGCAATGTTTAGTCGTAAAAAAACTCGTAAATAG